One window of the Brevundimonas goettingensis genome contains the following:
- a CDS encoding cation transporter, which translates to MTARDQTERQQRRTLLTVLALNAGLAGALGVGGVTADSSALLANAVDNASDAAVYLISFLAIGRDGSWKRGAARLSGIMLLIFAAGVLLDAGRRFLVGTEPIGPTMMGLAVVAAVVNLICLHLIRRQNSGDVNMKAAETFSFNDFASNGGILVAGGLVMWLDQAWPDLVVGVLVAAIAAKGGVEILRDAARAKSDKESGV; encoded by the coding sequence TTGACGGCTCGCGATCAAACCGAACGTCAGCAGCGTCGCACGCTGTTGACGGTCCTCGCGCTCAACGCCGGACTGGCGGGTGCGCTCGGCGTCGGCGGCGTCACCGCCGATTCCAGCGCCTTGCTCGCCAACGCCGTCGACAATGCATCCGACGCCGCCGTCTATCTGATCAGCTTCCTGGCGATCGGTCGGGACGGGTCGTGGAAGCGGGGCGCGGCCCGTCTGTCCGGGATCATGCTGCTGATCTTCGCCGCCGGCGTCCTGCTCGACGCCGGGCGCCGGTTCCTCGTCGGAACAGAGCCGATCGGCCCGACCATGATGGGGCTGGCCGTGGTCGCCGCCGTCGTCAATCTTATCTGCCTGCACCTGATCCGTCGCCAGAACAGCGGCGACGTCAACATGAAGGCGGCCGAAACCTTCAGCTTCAACGACTTCGCCTCGAACGGCGGCATCCTCGTCGCCGGAGGACTGGTGATGTGGCTGGACCAGGCTTGGCCCGACCTGGTTGTCGGCGTGCTGGTCGCCGCCATCGCCGCCAAGGGTGGGGTCGAAATCCTGCGCGACGCAGCTCGCGCCAAATCCGACAAGGAGAGCGGCGTATGA
- a CDS encoding heavy metal translocating P-type ATPase: MTSTHSSEEQTKAADHGPGDGHDHGHGGILGPNTEVIFALSSGAALGVGFALEKLAPGVPTWIPLALYLVAYAFGGFFTVREAVQNLLQKRFEIDTLMLVAAAGAAALGAWAEGALLLFLFSIGHALEHYAMGRAKRAIEALADLAPRTAHVRRDGQVVELPVEELLVGDTVVVRPNERLPADGFVVVGTTSINQAPVTGESMPVDKQPVPDAAAARERPAQVGSASLVFAGTINGAGAIEIETTRKSSDTTLAKVVRMVSEAETQKSPTQRFTDRFERIFVPVVLGLAFVLLFAWVVVDEPFRDSFYRAMAVLVAASPCALAIATPSAVLSGVARAARAGVLIKGGAPLENLGSLNAIAFDKTGTLTEGRPRITDVMPVRGTTEADLLAIAVAVERLSDHPLAEAIARDGSERLGDTALVAATELKSLTGKGVTAQHGGETIWIGKPEMFGADGVAGLDDETTAVVAQLREQGRTLMVVRRGTRDLGVIGLLDTPRVAAGPALAALRALGVQRMIMISGDHQKAAQAIAEQVGLTEAWGDLMPEDKVDAIKKLRADGKIAMVGDGVNDAPAMATATVGIAMGAAGSDVALETADVALMSDDLAQLPFTVGLSRQTRRIILQNLYVSLGVVAFLVPATILGLGIGPAVALHEGSTLLVVFNALRLLAYRDPARTAVSTAIPAGPAASPALSRTSI, translated from the coding sequence ATGACGTCGACACATTCGTCCGAAGAGCAGACCAAGGCCGCAGACCACGGTCCCGGAGATGGCCACGATCACGGCCATGGCGGCATCCTCGGTCCCAACACCGAGGTGATCTTCGCGCTCTCGTCGGGCGCAGCCTTGGGTGTGGGGTTCGCGCTGGAGAAGCTCGCGCCGGGCGTCCCGACCTGGATCCCGCTCGCGCTCTACCTTGTCGCCTACGCGTTCGGCGGCTTCTTCACCGTCCGCGAGGCGGTCCAGAACCTCCTGCAGAAGCGGTTCGAGATCGATACCCTGATGCTCGTCGCCGCCGCAGGCGCGGCGGCGCTCGGTGCCTGGGCCGAAGGCGCGCTCTTGCTGTTTCTGTTCAGCATCGGTCATGCGCTTGAGCACTACGCCATGGGGCGGGCCAAACGGGCGATCGAGGCCTTGGCGGATCTGGCGCCCCGGACCGCCCACGTGCGGCGTGACGGGCAGGTCGTCGAACTGCCGGTCGAAGAACTGCTGGTCGGCGATACCGTGGTGGTGCGTCCGAACGAGCGCCTTCCGGCCGACGGCTTCGTCGTGGTGGGAACGACAAGCATCAATCAGGCCCCGGTGACCGGCGAGAGCATGCCGGTGGACAAGCAGCCGGTCCCGGACGCCGCCGCGGCGCGCGAGCGGCCGGCCCAGGTCGGATCGGCGTCCCTCGTCTTCGCGGGCACCATCAACGGCGCGGGTGCGATCGAGATCGAGACCACCCGCAAATCGAGCGACACCACCCTAGCCAAGGTGGTCCGGATGGTGAGCGAGGCCGAGACCCAGAAGTCGCCGACCCAGCGCTTCACGGACAGGTTCGAGCGTATCTTCGTACCCGTCGTCCTGGGCTTGGCCTTCGTGTTGTTGTTCGCCTGGGTGGTGGTCGATGAGCCGTTCCGCGACAGCTTCTATCGCGCCATGGCCGTCCTGGTCGCCGCGAGCCCTTGCGCGCTCGCCATCGCTACCCCGAGCGCGGTCCTGTCGGGCGTCGCCCGTGCGGCGCGCGCGGGTGTTCTGATCAAGGGCGGCGCGCCGTTGGAGAATCTGGGCTCGCTCAACGCCATCGCCTTCGACAAGACCGGGACCCTGACCGAGGGTCGGCCCCGGATCACCGACGTCATGCCGGTGCGCGGGACGACGGAAGCCGACCTCCTCGCGATCGCGGTCGCCGTCGAGCGGCTCAGCGACCATCCGCTCGCGGAAGCGATCGCCCGCGACGGCTCTGAACGGCTGGGCGATACCGCGCTCGTGGCCGCGACCGAGCTCAAGAGCCTGACCGGCAAGGGGGTGACGGCCCAACACGGCGGCGAGACGATCTGGATCGGCAAGCCCGAGATGTTCGGGGCCGACGGCGTGGCGGGTCTCGACGACGAGACGACGGCCGTCGTCGCGCAACTGCGCGAGCAAGGGCGGACCCTGATGGTGGTGCGGCGCGGGACGCGAGACCTCGGTGTCATCGGCCTGCTCGACACGCCCCGGGTTGCGGCCGGGCCGGCGCTCGCCGCGCTGCGGGCCCTCGGCGTCCAGCGCATGATTATGATCTCGGGCGATCACCAGAAGGCCGCCCAGGCCATCGCGGAGCAGGTCGGGCTGACCGAGGCGTGGGGCGATCTCATGCCGGAGGACAAGGTCGACGCCATCAAGAAACTCCGCGCGGACGGCAAGATCGCCATGGTGGGCGACGGCGTGAACGACGCCCCCGCCATGGCCACGGCCACGGTCGGCATCGCCATGGGCGCGGCCGGGTCCGATGTCGCTCTGGAGACCGCGGATGTCGCCCTGATGTCCGACGATCTGGCGCAACTGCCGTTCACGGTCGGCCTTAGCCGGCAGACCCGCCGGATCATCCTCCAGAACCTCTATGTGAGCCTCGGCGTGGTCGCCTTCCTGGTGCCGGCGACCATCCTCGGCCTTGGCATCGGCCCCGCCGTGGCGCTCCACGAAGGCTCGACCCTGCTGGTGGTGTTCAACGCCCTTCGGCTGCTTGCCTACCGCGATCCGGCCCGGACGGCCGTCTCAACCGCAATCCCGGCGGGCCCTGCGGCCTCTCCGGCGCTCTCGAGGACATCGATATGA
- the copM gene encoding CopM family metallochaperone — translation MKRIGWASVIAVFLALSAFAFGMISRQARDVPDRGPAVDARPIDTGASHAGGPADNPSTAAYREASAQMHAAMSIDYTGDPDIDFLRGMIAHHEGALAMAKIAVEHGEARDVRNLAEEIIAAQDAEIVRMKVMLARHEDAPVPAGRP, via the coding sequence ATGAAACGGATCGGATGGGCCTCCGTCATCGCCGTCTTTCTCGCCCTGTCGGCCTTCGCCTTCGGCATGATCTCGCGGCAGGCCCGCGACGTCCCCGATCGGGGCCCGGCCGTGGACGCGCGTCCGATCGACACCGGGGCGAGCCACGCCGGAGGACCGGCCGACAACCCCTCGACGGCGGCCTATCGTGAAGCGAGCGCCCAGATGCACGCGGCCATGAGTATCGACTACACGGGCGACCCCGACATCGACTTCCTGCGCGGCATGATCGCTCACCATGAAGGCGCCCTCGCCATGGCGAAGATCGCCGTCGAGCACGGGGAGGCCCGGGACGTCCGCAATCTGGCCGAGGAGATCATCGCCGCGCAGGACGCCGAAATCGTCCGGATGAAGGTAATGCTTGCCCGCCACGAGGACGCCCCGGTCCCCGCCGGAAGGCCCTGA
- a CDS encoding acyltransferase family protein gives MPEPAALAPSPRPVRIARGGWLDALRFIVGALIILYHFREASPVPLPQLHPVFDRGYLLTDFFIIDSGYVLARIYGDRLAAGQASLRAYARQRLLRVIPAHLAVSLVLVAIVGAAALAGITPSNPRWFDWSQLPAQVLLVQAYGVPGGQGWNAPTWTLSALIGCYLLLPWICRALWRWPPVVVVFGATVLVLAADVAASLWLGDPIYRLPMRYGILRALPLFLLGVAAAFYGARVYVGPRLAGAIGVAAAVTLILFQAFGAFSLLSLGLMTVIIWAAGAVPVRSPSRLIEHLALMSFSMFLTNEVSRIVWFGLLDALGQEAWSSGVRWVLWAVGFVGAFVAAAVFRYGFDRPVQVWLNPSSAASNRERVGIEADPVTPAARPKLHMTGRGLSPAEYRAQHGGHPHQADFSRSADGGDGRTVDGNEAD, from the coding sequence ATGCCGGAGCCTGCCGCGCTTGCGCCGTCGCCTCGTCCCGTCCGGATTGCGCGGGGCGGATGGCTGGACGCGCTGCGCTTCATCGTCGGGGCGCTGATCATCCTCTACCATTTCCGCGAGGCCTCGCCGGTCCCGCTGCCGCAACTGCATCCGGTGTTCGACCGGGGCTATCTGCTCACCGACTTCTTCATCATCGACTCCGGCTATGTCCTGGCCCGCATCTACGGCGACCGGCTCGCCGCCGGCCAGGCCTCGCTGCGCGCCTATGCCCGTCAGCGGCTGCTTAGGGTCATTCCGGCCCATTTGGCCGTCAGCCTCGTGCTCGTGGCCATCGTCGGAGCCGCCGCCCTGGCGGGGATCACGCCGAGCAATCCGCGATGGTTCGACTGGTCGCAGCTGCCCGCGCAGGTGCTGCTGGTCCAGGCCTATGGCGTGCCGGGCGGGCAGGGGTGGAACGCCCCGACCTGGACCCTCTCGGCCCTGATCGGCTGCTATCTGCTGTTGCCCTGGATCTGCCGCGCCCTGTGGCGCTGGCCGCCGGTCGTCGTCGTGTTCGGCGCGACGGTCCTGGTCCTCGCCGCTGACGTCGCCGCCTCGCTCTGGCTCGGCGATCCGATCTACCGCCTGCCGATGCGCTACGGCATCCTGCGCGCCCTGCCGCTGTTCCTGCTCGGGGTCGCGGCGGCCTTCTACGGCGCGCGGGTCTATGTCGGGCCGCGCCTGGCCGGAGCGATCGGCGTCGCAGCCGCCGTCACGCTCATCCTGTTCCAGGCCTTCGGCGCCTTCAGCCTGCTGTCGCTGGGCCTGATGACCGTGATCATCTGGGCCGCCGGCGCCGTGCCGGTGCGCAGTCCCTCACGGCTGATCGAGCATCTGGCCCTGATGTCGTTCTCGATGTTCCTGACCAATGAGGTGAGCCGCATCGTCTGGTTCGGCCTGCTCGACGCCCTGGGCCAGGAGGCCTGGTCGTCCGGCGTTCGCTGGGTCCTGTGGGCCGTCGGCTTCGTCGGGGCCTTCGTGGCGGCGGCGGTCTTCCGGTACGGCTTCGACCGCCCGGTGCAGGTCTGGCTCAATCCGTCCAGCGCCGCGTCGAATCGCGAGCGGGTCGGCATCGAGGCTGATCCGGTCACGCCTGCGGCCCGGCCAAAGCTTCATATGACGGGCAGGGGGCTCAGCCCGGCCGAGTACCGCGCCCAGCATGGCGGTCACCCGCATCAGGCTGACTTTTCGCGCAGCGCCGATGGCGGCGACGGCAGGACGGTGGACGGGAACGAGGCGGACTGA
- a CDS encoding DUF411 domain-containing protein produces MTRPSRRALLVGLSLTALAGPALATPSKRMTAYKTPWCGCCGGWIAHMRQAGWTVEVVEREDLAPIRAQHGIPDRLASCHTAVVGAYAIEGHVPADDVDRLLSERPAARALSAPGMPAGSPGMEAAGREPYTTVLILNDGSTRVFGRHNGA; encoded by the coding sequence ATGACCCGTCCTTCCCGCCGCGCCCTGCTGGTCGGCCTCTCCCTGACCGCCCTCGCCGGCCCGGCCCTCGCCACGCCGTCGAAGCGGATGACCGCGTACAAGACCCCCTGGTGCGGCTGCTGCGGCGGGTGGATCGCCCACATGCGTCAGGCCGGCTGGACCGTCGAGGTCGTCGAGCGCGAGGACCTGGCACCGATCCGGGCCCAGCATGGCATTCCCGACCGGCTGGCCTCCTGTCACACGGCGGTGGTCGGCGCCTACGCCATCGAGGGCCATGTTCCGGCCGACGACGTCGACCGGCTGCTCAGCGAGCGTCCGGCCGCCCGGGCGTTGAGCGCGCCCGGCATGCCCGCGGGCTCGCCGGGCATGGAGGCCGCCGGGCGCGAACCCTATACGACTGTCCTGATCCTCAACGACGGCTCCACCCGCGTGTTCGGCCGGCACAACGGCGCCTGA
- the dinB gene encoding DNA polymerase IV — translation MSDGPVRKIIHVDMDAFFASVEQRDDPALRGRPVAVGYAAQRGVVAAASYEARVFGVRSAMPSTTALRQCPGLVFVPPRFEVYRAVSKQIQAIFADYTPLVEPLSLDEAYLDVTDNLRGLPTASETAVEIRARILEETGLTASAGISYNKFLAKLASDQRKPNGQFVVPPGRGEAFVQTLPVKRFHGVGPVTAAKMSRLGIETGEDLRHQSLTFLQQHFGKSGPWYYAISRGEDHRAVNPNRERKSSGSETTFGSDLTDPSAIEAGVIAMAGDVWGWCEKSDAYGRTVTVKVKWADFQQSTRSRSFPEPVTSRERLEEISLLLVRSLYPPAKGIRLVGVSLSNFKAPAVSASDQLALA, via the coding sequence ATGAGCGACGGGCCGGTTCGCAAGATCATCCACGTGGACATGGACGCCTTCTTCGCCTCGGTGGAGCAGCGCGACGACCCGGCTTTGCGCGGGCGGCCGGTGGCGGTGGGGTACGCCGCCCAGCGTGGCGTCGTGGCGGCGGCCAGCTATGAGGCGCGGGTCTTCGGCGTGCGTTCGGCCATGCCCTCGACCACGGCCTTGCGCCAGTGCCCGGGCCTCGTCTTCGTCCCGCCCCGGTTCGAGGTGTATCGCGCCGTCTCCAAACAGATCCAGGCGATCTTCGCGGACTACACGCCTCTGGTGGAGCCGTTGTCCCTGGACGAGGCCTATCTCGACGTCACCGACAACCTGCGCGGCCTGCCGACCGCCTCGGAGACCGCCGTCGAAATCCGGGCCCGGATCCTGGAGGAGACCGGCCTGACGGCGTCGGCCGGGATTTCCTACAACAAATTCCTGGCCAAGCTGGCTTCCGACCAGCGCAAGCCGAACGGCCAGTTCGTGGTGCCGCCCGGTCGGGGCGAGGCCTTCGTCCAGACCCTGCCGGTGAAACGCTTCCATGGGGTCGGGCCGGTGACCGCCGCCAAGATGAGCCGGCTGGGCATCGAGACCGGCGAGGACCTGCGGCACCAATCCCTAACCTTCCTGCAACAGCATTTCGGCAAGTCCGGCCCCTGGTACTACGCCATCTCGCGAGGCGAGGATCATCGCGCGGTGAATCCGAACCGCGAGCGCAAATCGTCCGGATCGGAGACGACCTTCGGAAGCGACCTGACCGATCCCTCGGCGATCGAGGCCGGTGTTATCGCCATGGCGGGCGATGTCTGGGGCTGGTGCGAGAAATCGGACGCATACGGGCGCACGGTGACGGTGAAGGTCAAATGGGCCGACTTCCAGCAGTCCACCCGCAGCCGTTCCTTTCCGGAGCCGGTGACGTCCAGGGAGCGGCTGGAAGAGATCAGCCTGCTGCTGGTCCGCTCCCTCTATCCGCCCGCCAAGGGCATCCGCCTGGTCGGCGTCAGCCTGTCCAACTTCAAGGCGCCGGCGGTCTCGGCGTCCGATCAACTCGCCCTGGCCTGA
- a CDS encoding alpha-ketoglutarate-dependent dioxygenase AlkB, producing MGVQADLFGEPVATGPAAPAGFRYWPDLLSEDEQARVVRALQALSFKPYEHLGYLGNRRIAAFGRRYDLARQALEAAEPWPAFLQELLGQLTDRAGLPAEDFVQALVNEYQPGAGIGWHRDRPVYGRILGVSLLSPSIMRLRQKRGAGWTRAGAPLAPGSAYLLSGEVRRDWEHSITPMTALRYSITFRTLACLTP from the coding sequence ATGGGTGTGCAGGCAGACCTCTTCGGCGAGCCGGTCGCCACCGGGCCCGCCGCCCCGGCCGGGTTCCGCTACTGGCCCGATCTCCTTTCAGAGGACGAGCAGGCGAGGGTGGTGCGCGCGCTTCAGGCCTTGTCCTTCAAGCCCTACGAGCACCTCGGCTATCTCGGCAACCGTCGCATCGCCGCATTCGGGCGGCGCTATGATCTGGCGCGCCAGGCGTTGGAGGCGGCCGAGCCTTGGCCGGCGTTCCTGCAGGAGCTGCTAGGCCAGTTGACCGACCGGGCCGGTCTGCCGGCGGAGGATTTCGTTCAGGCGCTGGTCAACGAATATCAACCCGGCGCCGGGATCGGCTGGCACAGGGACCGGCCCGTGTATGGCCGGATCCTCGGGGTCTCGCTGCTCTCGCCCAGCATCATGCGTCTCAGGCAGAAGCGCGGCGCCGGCTGGACGCGGGCCGGCGCGCCGCTCGCGCCGGGCTCGGCCTACCTGCTGTCGGGCGAGGTGCGCCGGGACTGGGAGCATTCGATCACGCCGATGACCGCGCTGCGCTATTCGATCACCTTCCGGACGCTGGCGTGCTTAACGCCCTGA
- a CDS encoding ABC-three component system protein produces the protein MEKFVRDWALEKKTQYFKVEVFSGSGDRGRDVVGFVDQTLHEGDWDNFQCKQYGKTLPTASAFHEIGKILYYASLGEFTPPRAFSFVAPKGVNRNLQRLLFKPVEFKQAFIAGWNEHCENTIIEGASVPLTPELTAFIQAYDFSRIGRVGLDDLIGDPAAKPVLYKWFGADPGPAPLGATPDVVHDDELPYIGQLLAAYSERADAPIADHQAAAGHPHFGTHLARQRERFYDADAFKRFYRDNTDATAIEAFESDIYHGVADTCDGPHADALSRADAVMSQAATVQPSGVLAQHSRVKAKQGICHHFANEAEPRLRWQKP, from the coding sequence TTGGAAAAGTTCGTTCGCGACTGGGCGCTTGAGAAGAAGACACAATATTTCAAGGTCGAGGTGTTCAGCGGCTCGGGTGATCGAGGCCGTGACGTCGTGGGCTTTGTTGATCAGACGCTGCATGAGGGCGACTGGGACAATTTCCAGTGCAAGCAGTACGGCAAGACGCTTCCTACCGCCTCGGCCTTCCACGAGATCGGCAAGATTCTCTATTACGCCAGCCTAGGTGAGTTCACCCCGCCTAGGGCATTCTCGTTCGTCGCCCCAAAGGGCGTCAATCGCAACCTGCAGCGCCTCCTGTTCAAACCGGTCGAGTTCAAACAAGCCTTCATTGCGGGCTGGAACGAGCACTGCGAAAACACGATAATCGAGGGGGCCAGCGTGCCTCTGACGCCTGAGTTGACGGCCTTTATCCAAGCCTATGACTTCTCGCGTATTGGCCGCGTAGGCTTGGATGATCTTATCGGCGACCCCGCCGCCAAGCCGGTCCTGTACAAGTGGTTCGGGGCTGATCCCGGCCCGGCACCCCTAGGGGCTACGCCCGATGTCGTCCACGACGACGAGCTTCCATACATCGGCCAACTGCTTGCGGCGTACTCCGAGCGCGCCGACGCGCCCATTGCCGACCATCAGGCCGCAGCGGGCCACCCGCACTTCGGAACCCATCTGGCCCGACAGCGTGAACGCTTCTACGACGCCGACGCCTTCAAACGTTTCTACCGTGACAACACCGACGCGACCGCGATCGAGGCGTTCGAAAGCGACATATATCATGGCGTGGCAGACACCTGCGACGGACCTCACGCCGATGCGCTGAGCCGAGCCGATGCTGTGATGTCACAAGCGGCGACCGTTCAGCCGAGCGGCGTCCTTGCACAGCATTCCCGCGTGAAGGCGAAGCAGGGGATCTGCCACCACTTCGCCAACGAGGCTGAGCCGAGGCTACGATGGCAGAAGCCATGA
- a CDS encoding ABC-three component system middle component 2, giving the protein MSGAAPVLFNSPLETGVRAIVVLNAAYPRAFDVTEIAWFDHLIVHTGDIGGPESLHPDVPQRSGELLVRRRLVEDSLLVMRRLHLVEFVPDGDAGLLYRASEEAVGVIELMRSPYSIALRERAEWLASNVLSRSRPDLEHLVAERIGRWRIEFHGGDYAGETSTHV; this is encoded by the coding sequence ATGAGCGGCGCCGCCCCCGTCTTGTTCAATAGCCCGCTCGAAACCGGCGTACGGGCGATTGTTGTCCTGAACGCGGCCTATCCCCGCGCTTTCGACGTCACTGAGATCGCCTGGTTCGACCATCTGATCGTCCACACCGGCGATATCGGCGGACCGGAGAGCCTCCATCCAGACGTCCCGCAACGGAGCGGAGAGCTGCTCGTGCGCCGTCGGCTGGTCGAGGACAGTCTGCTGGTGATGCGGCGACTTCACCTGGTGGAGTTCGTGCCCGACGGCGACGCGGGTTTGCTCTATCGGGCGAGCGAGGAGGCCGTAGGTGTCATCGAGTTGATGCGATCGCCCTACTCGATCGCATTGCGGGAACGGGCCGAATGGCTTGCATCCAATGTGCTCTCGCGGTCTCGACCGGACCTTGAGCACCTCGTCGCCGAACGGATCGGGCGCTGGCGGATCGAGTTCCATGGCGGCGACTATGCCGGCGAGACCAGCACCCATGTCTGA
- a CDS encoding coiled-coil domain-containing protein: MSDRIVLRSLTFTGPDKVSAALTFGDKLTLIWGASNTGKSFTLKALDFMFGGSKALPDINERQGYDTAWLALTLPKEGDVTLSRALSGGAFSLHQGHVTAPVAGENARTLQPKHDAVADGNLSALLLTEVGLRGKEVATNAFGQKRPLSFRDLGLIYLVDETSIQIERSPIEGGQRDARTTERSVFRLLLTGLDDSALVAVEDPKTFNAAKQVRLEVVDDMIAEIEAAIEAEYPDTEDLEDQLNRLESSIEGASASFATLQTSIRGLMAEKQTLARAIPDASSRLDEVNLHIDRFEQLQEVYASDIDRLESLEEAGFLLGLSAERQCPLCGAAPAAQVHAHDHQDIALVREAALVEIAKIRRQSEDLASTLATLRDEQSLLGDELPRLTDRLDKLEADIADLTPQVAQSQSDLGQIVAARDQARRGLALLAQRDELSRRRGGYEGAKATPKADRPVLALAGSITHEFAQIVSGVLEQWGFPGEHHVSFDDETYDLKIDGKARVANGKGVRAVTHAAFKVALLLFCREKGLPHPGFLVLDTPLLTYRDPLKTPKFGELEDDERALAATSLKDRFFDHLASLEIDAQFVILENVDPPTGLETRAHLEVFSGGDGRRGLFPV, encoded by the coding sequence ATGTCTGATCGGATTGTTCTGCGCAGCTTGACCTTCACAGGGCCAGACAAGGTGTCGGCGGCCCTGACGTTCGGCGACAAGCTGACTCTGATCTGGGGCGCGTCCAACACCGGCAAATCCTTCACGCTGAAAGCGCTGGACTTCATGTTCGGCGGCTCAAAGGCCTTGCCGGACATCAACGAGCGCCAAGGCTACGACACCGCGTGGCTGGCGCTTACGCTGCCGAAAGAGGGCGACGTGACTCTGTCGCGTGCTTTGAGTGGGGGCGCATTCTCCCTTCACCAAGGGCACGTCACTGCGCCCGTTGCTGGCGAGAACGCCCGGACCCTGCAGCCCAAGCATGACGCCGTTGCCGATGGTAATTTGTCGGCGTTGCTACTCACTGAAGTCGGGCTGCGCGGCAAAGAGGTCGCCACCAACGCGTTTGGCCAGAAGCGGCCTTTGAGTTTCCGCGACCTCGGCCTGATCTATCTCGTCGATGAAACGAGCATCCAGATCGAACGATCGCCGATCGAAGGCGGGCAGCGTGACGCCCGAACGACCGAGCGAAGCGTGTTCCGACTATTGCTGACAGGTCTGGACGACAGTGCACTCGTGGCGGTCGAAGATCCAAAGACCTTTAACGCCGCCAAACAGGTTCGGCTCGAGGTCGTCGACGATATGATCGCCGAGATCGAGGCTGCGATCGAGGCGGAGTATCCGGACACCGAAGACCTTGAGGATCAGCTCAATCGATTGGAAAGCTCCATCGAGGGGGCAAGTGCCAGCTTCGCCACTCTGCAGACCTCAATCCGCGGTCTCATGGCCGAGAAGCAGACGTTGGCGCGCGCCATTCCGGATGCGTCGAGCCGGCTCGACGAAGTGAACCTGCACATTGACCGCTTCGAGCAGCTTCAAGAGGTGTATGCATCCGACATCGACCGACTGGAATCTCTGGAAGAAGCGGGCTTCCTTCTGGGCCTGTCCGCCGAACGGCAATGCCCGTTGTGCGGAGCCGCGCCAGCCGCCCAGGTCCATGCTCACGACCATCAGGATATCGCGTTGGTGAGAGAGGCGGCTCTGGTTGAGATCGCCAAGATCCGTCGGCAGTCCGAAGACTTGGCAAGCACTCTCGCCACCCTCCGCGATGAGCAATCGCTTCTGGGTGATGAACTCCCCCGCCTCACAGACCGCCTCGATAAGCTCGAGGCCGATATCGCTGACCTAACGCCCCAGGTCGCCCAATCGCAGTCTGACCTGGGACAGATCGTGGCGGCGCGGGACCAGGCTCGACGCGGCCTCGCCCTTCTGGCGCAGCGCGACGAGCTCTCGCGACGTCGGGGCGGTTACGAAGGCGCGAAGGCGACGCCCAAGGCGGATCGGCCTGTCTTGGCCCTGGCCGGCAGCATCACCCATGAGTTCGCCCAGATCGTCAGCGGCGTGCTGGAGCAGTGGGGCTTCCCCGGAGAGCACCATGTCTCGTTTGATGACGAGACCTACGATCTGAAGATTGACGGCAAGGCTCGGGTCGCCAACGGCAAAGGCGTCCGAGCCGTCACGCATGCTGCGTTCAAGGTCGCTCTCCTGTTGTTCTGCCGTGAGAAGGGCTTGCCACACCCGGGCTTCCTGGTCCTAGACACGCCGCTCCTGACTTATCGCGATCCTTTAAAGACGCCGAAGTTCGGAGAGCTCGAGGACGACGAGCGTGCGCTGGCGGCGACCTCGCTCAAGGACCGCTTCTTCGATCATCTGGCTTCGCTGGAGATCGACGCTCAGTTTGTCATTCTGGAGAATGTTGATCCGCCGACCGGACTGGAAACTCGGGCGCATCTGGAAGTCTTCTCCGGGGGTGACGGGCGACGAGGGCTGTTCCCCGTCTAG